In a single window of the Elaeis guineensis isolate ETL-2024a chromosome 4, EG11, whole genome shotgun sequence genome:
- the LOC105031958 gene encoding ras-related protein RHN1 isoform X1 — protein MATFGNNNLSAKLVLLGDMGAGKSSLVLRFVKGQFLEFQESTIGAAFFSQTLAVSDATVKFEIWDTAGQERYHSLAPMYYRGAAAAIIVYDITSTDSFERAKKWVQELQKQGNPNMVTALAGNKCDLEDKRKVTTEEARTYAEENGLFFMETSAKTAINVNDLFYEIARRLPRAQPAQQPAGMVLADRPVDRSRASACCS, from the exons ATGGCGACCTTCGGCAACAACAATCTCAGTGCCAAGCTC GTCTTGTTGGGCGATATGGGTGCCGGGAAGTCCAGCCTCGTTCTTCGGTTCGTCAAGGGCCAGTTCCTCGAATTCCAG GAATCCACGATCGGGGCGGCATTCTTCTCGCAGACGCTGGCTGTGAGCGACGCCACGGTGAAGTTTGAGATTTGGGACACGGCGGGGCAGGAGAGGTACCACAGCTTGGCTCCCATGTACTACCGTGGTGCTGCTGCTGCCATCATCGTGTATGACATCACCAGCACG GATTCCTTTGAGAGAGCTAAGAAGTGGGTTCAAGAGCTACAGAAACAAG GTAATCCAAACATGGTAACTGCTCTTGCGGGAAATAAATGTGATTTGGAAGATAAAAGGAAGGTGACTACTGAG GAAGCACGGACATATGCTGAGGAGAATGGTCTTTTCTTCATGGAAACCTCTGCCAAAACAGCCATTAATGTGAATGACCTATTCTATGAAATAG CAAGAAGGTTGCCTCGTGCTCAGCCAGCTCAGCAACCAGCAGGGATGGTTCTTGCAGATAGGCCAGTTGACCGGTCTCGAGCTTCAGCATGCTGTTCATAG
- the LOC105031958 gene encoding ras-related protein RHN1 isoform X3, whose protein sequence is MATFGNNNLSAKLVLLGDMGAGKSSLVLRFVKGQFLEFQESTIGAAFFSQTLAVSDATVKFEIWDTAGQERYHSLAPMYYRGAAAAIIVYDITSTDSFERAKKWVQELQKQGNPNMVTALAGNKCDLEDKRKEARTYAEENGLFFMETSAKTAINVNDLFYEIARRLPRAQPAQQPAGMVLADRPVDRSRASACCS, encoded by the exons ATGGCGACCTTCGGCAACAACAATCTCAGTGCCAAGCTC GTCTTGTTGGGCGATATGGGTGCCGGGAAGTCCAGCCTCGTTCTTCGGTTCGTCAAGGGCCAGTTCCTCGAATTCCAG GAATCCACGATCGGGGCGGCATTCTTCTCGCAGACGCTGGCTGTGAGCGACGCCACGGTGAAGTTTGAGATTTGGGACACGGCGGGGCAGGAGAGGTACCACAGCTTGGCTCCCATGTACTACCGTGGTGCTGCTGCTGCCATCATCGTGTATGACATCACCAGCACG GATTCCTTTGAGAGAGCTAAGAAGTGGGTTCAAGAGCTACAGAAACAAG GTAATCCAAACATGGTAACTGCTCTTGCGGGAAATAAATGTGATTTGGAAGATAAAAGGAAG GAAGCACGGACATATGCTGAGGAGAATGGTCTTTTCTTCATGGAAACCTCTGCCAAAACAGCCATTAATGTGAATGACCTATTCTATGAAATAG CAAGAAGGTTGCCTCGTGCTCAGCCAGCTCAGCAACCAGCAGGGATGGTTCTTGCAGATAGGCCAGTTGACCGGTCTCGAGCTTCAGCATGCTGTTCATAG
- the LOC105031958 gene encoding ras-related protein RHN1 isoform X2, producing MATFGNNNLSAKLVLLGDMGAGKSSLVLRFVKGQFLEFQESTIGAAFFSQTLAVSDATVKFEIWDTAGQERYHSLAPMYYRGAAAAIIVYDITSTDSFERAKKWVQELQKQGNPNMVTALAGNKCDLEDKRKVTTEATRTYAEENGLFFMETSAKTAINVNDLFYEIARRLPRAQPAQQPAGMVLADRPVDRSRASACCS from the exons ATGGCGACCTTCGGCAACAACAATCTCAGTGCCAAGCTC GTCTTGTTGGGCGATATGGGTGCCGGGAAGTCCAGCCTCGTTCTTCGGTTCGTCAAGGGCCAGTTCCTCGAATTCCAG GAATCCACGATCGGGGCGGCATTCTTCTCGCAGACGCTGGCTGTGAGCGACGCCACGGTGAAGTTTGAGATTTGGGACACGGCGGGGCAGGAGAGGTACCACAGCTTGGCTCCCATGTACTACCGTGGTGCTGCTGCTGCCATCATCGTGTATGACATCACCAGCACG GATTCCTTTGAGAGAGCTAAGAAGTGGGTTCAAGAGCTACAGAAACAAG GTAATCCAAACATGGTAACTGCTCTTGCGGGAAATAAATGTGATTTGGAAGATAAAAGGAAGGTGACTACTGAGGCAA CACGGACATATGCTGAGGAGAATGGTCTTTTCTTCATGGAAACCTCTGCCAAAACAGCCATTAATGTGAATGACCTATTCTATGAAATAG CAAGAAGGTTGCCTCGTGCTCAGCCAGCTCAGCAACCAGCAGGGATGGTTCTTGCAGATAGGCCAGTTGACCGGTCTCGAGCTTCAGCATGCTGTTCATAG